The genomic window CGGGACACTGTATACCGGCGTTACGTCCAAGCTCGTTCAACGCGTCTGGCAACACAAGAACAACGTCGTCGCCGGTTTCACCAAGCGCTACCAAGTACACCACCTGGTCTGGTACGAGGTCCACAGCTCCATGGAAAGCGCCATCACCAGAGAAAAGGCCCTCAAGAAGTGGACCCGCGCCTGGAAGATCGATTTGATCGAGAAGACCAACCCCACATGGGCCGACCTCTACGACGACATCGCCAAGGTCTGACTTCGCCACTACCCCCCCGCGTCGTCATTCCCGCGCAAGCGGGAATCTAGGGGCGGTGGGGAGGGGGTCGAGGCGGGCAGGCCCCGCGCACCCCTGCCGTCAGTCCCGCGAAAGCGGCTGTGTCAAAACTCTGCTTGGATAGGAAAA from Deltaproteobacteria bacterium includes these protein-coding regions:
- a CDS encoding GIY-YIG nuclease family protein, yielding MKTPCVYILANKPRGTLYTGVTSKLVQRVWQHKNNVVAGFTKRYQVHHLVWYEVHSSMESAITREKALKKWTRAWKIDLIEKTNPTWADLYDDIAKV